One window from the genome of Pantoea cypripedii encodes:
- a CDS encoding DUF6515 family protein, with amino-acid sequence MKKVIASVLALTLLTPAIALAHPGPWGPGPGPGPHWGGPGPLHFLPDAATAVLIGGLTYYLLNGSYYQRQGENYVVVQPPQPVPVEGMRVLDFNGRRYYVQEGHYYQRDINGSYTEVPRPYGL; translated from the coding sequence ATGAAAAAAGTTATCGCCTCGGTGCTGGCGTTAACATTATTAACACCAGCCATCGCTCTCGCCCATCCCGGCCCCTGGGGACCAGGACCCGGTCCGGGACCACACTGGGGAGGACCTGGTCCTCTGCATTTCTTACCCGATGCCGCAACGGCGGTGTTGATTGGCGGCCTGACCTACTATCTGCTCAACGGCAGTTATTATCAGCGCCAGGGAGAAAACTATGTGGTGGTTCAGCCACCGCAGCCCGTACCGGTAGAAGGGATGCGCGTACTCGATTTCAACGGCAGACGTTATTACGTGCAGGAAGGTCATTACTACCAGCGCGATATCAACGGCAGCTACACTGAAGTCCCGCGCCCTTACGGTTTATAA
- a CDS encoding L-cystine transporter, producing MDFPLIINLVVFAALLVLLARIGNDRWSLSKRVLTGLVFGVLFGLALQALYGENSPVVKTSISWFNIVGNGYVQLLQMIVMPLVFASILSAVARLHNASSLGKISVLTIGVLLFTTAISALVGVMVTGLFGLSAEGLVQGAQETARLNAIQSNYIGKVADLSVPQLLLSFIPKNPFADLTGASPTSIISVVIFAAFLGVAALQLLKDDKTKGERVLVAIDTLQSWVMKLVRLIMKLTPYGVLALMTKVVAGSNLQDIIKLGGFVVASYLGLAIMFGVHALLLSVNGINPLRFFRKVWPVITFAFTSRSSAASIPLNVETQTRRLGVPESIASFSASFGATIGQNGCAGLYPTMLAVMVAPTVGINPFDPLWIATLVGIVTLSSAGVAGVGGGATFAALIVLPAMGLPVTLVALLISIEPLIDMGRTALNVNGAMTAGSLTSRWLGLTDKKVLESDEHAELAHR from the coding sequence ATGGATTTTCCCCTGATTATTAATCTCGTGGTGTTCGCCGCGCTGCTGGTGTTACTGGCTCGCATCGGCAACGATCGCTGGAGCCTGTCAAAACGCGTTCTGACGGGTCTGGTCTTCGGCGTACTCTTTGGCCTGGCGCTGCAAGCCCTTTATGGTGAGAACAGCCCGGTGGTTAAAACCTCGATCAGCTGGTTCAATATTGTGGGCAACGGTTATGTGCAGTTGCTGCAAATGATTGTCATGCCGCTGGTTTTCGCCTCCATCCTCAGCGCAGTCGCGCGCCTGCACAATGCCTCTTCGCTGGGTAAAATCAGCGTTCTGACCATTGGCGTACTGTTGTTTACCACCGCCATTTCAGCGCTGGTCGGCGTGATGGTAACCGGCCTGTTTGGCCTGAGTGCCGAAGGCCTGGTGCAGGGAGCACAGGAAACCGCGCGTCTTAACGCAATCCAAAGCAACTACATTGGTAAAGTGGCCGATCTCTCGGTGCCGCAGCTGCTGCTCTCCTTTATCCCGAAAAACCCCTTTGCCGACCTGACCGGCGCCAGCCCGACGTCAATCATCAGCGTGGTGATTTTTGCGGCCTTCCTTGGCGTTGCGGCATTGCAGTTGCTGAAAGATGACAAGACCAAAGGCGAGCGCGTACTGGTCGCCATCGATACCCTGCAATCCTGGGTGATGAAGCTGGTGCGTTTGATCATGAAGCTGACGCCTTACGGTGTGCTGGCGCTGATGACCAAAGTGGTGGCCGGTTCTAATTTGCAGGACATCATCAAGCTCGGCGGCTTTGTGGTGGCTTCGTATCTCGGTCTCGCCATTATGTTTGGGGTGCATGCGCTGTTGCTGTCCGTTAATGGTATCAACCCGCTACGCTTCTTCCGTAAAGTCTGGCCGGTGATTACCTTTGCCTTCACCAGCCGTTCCAGTGCCGCCAGCATCCCGCTAAATGTGGAAACCCAGACCCGTCGCCTTGGCGTACCGGAATCCATCGCCAGCTTCTCTGCCTCTTTCGGTGCCACCATCGGCCAGAACGGCTGTGCCGGTTTGTATCCAACCATGCTGGCCGTGATGGTCGCACCTACGGTTGGCATCAACCCGTTTGATCCGCTGTGGATTGCCACGCTGGTAGGCATTGTGACGCTCAGCTCTGCGGGCGTTGCCGGTGTCGGCGGTGGTGCCACCTTTGCCGCGTTGATTGTGCTGCCTGCGATGGGCCTGCCAGTCACGCTGGTTGCGTTGCTGATCTCCATTGAACCGCTTATCGATATGGGCCGTACCGCGCTCAACGTGAATGGTGCGATGACCGCAGGATCTCTCACCAGCCGCTGGCTTGGTCTGACCGATAAGAAAGTGCTGGAAAGCGACGAACACGCCGAGCTGGCGCATCGTTAA
- a CDS encoding metal-dependent hydrolase codes for MTAEGHIIFAIASAIFAKRAELTPVMASADWWHLVPATLLTCLLPDIDHPKSVLGQRLKWLSQPIARAFGHRGFTHSLLAVAVSLWLFQINVPASWPIPADVLQGMTLGYLSHIVADMLTPAGVPLLWPCRWRFRLPLLNSQKGNQLERALCLALVGYALWFPPGLPSFGANGWPEQLFSTLQNGVGRLINGQNER; via the coding sequence ATGACGGCCGAAGGCCACATCATTTTCGCCATTGCCAGCGCTATTTTTGCCAAACGCGCCGAGCTGACACCCGTGATGGCCAGTGCCGACTGGTGGCATCTGGTGCCTGCTACGTTGCTGACCTGCCTGCTGCCGGATATTGATCACCCTAAATCGGTGCTGGGACAACGCCTGAAGTGGCTCTCTCAGCCGATTGCGCGCGCCTTTGGTCATCGCGGCTTTACCCACAGTTTGCTGGCGGTGGCGGTGAGTCTCTGGTTGTTCCAGATTAATGTTCCCGCCAGCTGGCCAATTCCTGCCGATGTCTTACAGGGCATGACCCTCGGTTATCTCAGTCATATTGTCGCCGATATGCTCACGCCCGCGGGCGTCCCCCTGCTGTGGCCTTGTCGCTGGCGCTTTCGCCTGCCACTGCTCAATAGCCAGAAGGGCAACCAGCTGGAGCGAGCACTCTGCCTGGCGCTGGTGGGTTATGCCCTGTGGTTCCCACCCGGCTTGCCATCTTTTGGTGCAAACGGCTGGCCAGAACAACTGTTCAGCACACTACAAAATGGCGTCGGTCGATTAATTAATGGGCAGAACGAACGATAA
- the kduD gene encoding 2-dehydro-3-deoxy-D-gluconate 5-dehydrogenase KduD has product MILNAFCLEGKVALVTGCNTGLGQGMALGLAQAGCDIIGVNRAGPDDTAEKVIALGRRFWSIQADLTQPATVPHIVEQAVAQAGHIDILVNNAGIIRREDALNFSEKDWDDVMNINSKSLFFLSQQVARQFIAQGHGGKIINIASMLSFQGGIRVPSYTASKSAVMGLTRLMANEWAKHGINVNAIAPGYMATNNTQQIRDDESRSEEILARIPAGRWGLPDDMMGPVVFLASRASDYVHGYTVAVDGGWLAR; this is encoded by the coding sequence ATGATTTTGAATGCTTTTTGTCTTGAAGGAAAAGTTGCGCTGGTCACCGGTTGTAATACCGGGCTGGGCCAGGGGATGGCGCTCGGGCTGGCCCAGGCGGGCTGTGATATTATCGGGGTAAACCGTGCCGGGCCTGATGATACCGCGGAAAAAGTCATCGCGCTGGGTCGCCGTTTCTGGTCAATTCAGGCCGATTTAACGCAGCCAGCCACCGTGCCGCATATTGTGGAACAGGCCGTGGCGCAGGCAGGCCACATCGATATTCTGGTCAACAATGCCGGCATTATCCGCCGTGAGGATGCCCTGAATTTCAGTGAAAAAGACTGGGATGATGTGATGAACATTAACAGCAAGAGTCTGTTTTTTCTCTCTCAGCAGGTCGCGCGGCAATTCATCGCTCAGGGGCATGGCGGTAAGATCATCAACATTGCCTCGATGCTGTCATTTCAGGGGGGCATTCGCGTGCCCTCCTACACTGCTTCCAAAAGTGCGGTGATGGGGCTGACGCGGTTGATGGCCAACGAATGGGCGAAACATGGCATCAATGTCAATGCCATTGCCCCCGGTTATATGGCGACCAACAATACCCAACAGATACGCGATGATGAGTCGCGCAGTGAAGAGATCCTCGCCCGTATTCCGGCCGGACGCTGGGGGCTGCCGGACGACATGATGGGGCCGGTGGTATTCCTCGCCTCCCGCGCGTCTGACTACGTCCACGGCTATACGGTGGCGGTCGACGGTGGCTGGCTGGCACGCTAA
- the kduI gene encoding 5-dehydro-4-deoxy-D-glucuronate isomerase, giving the protein MDVRQSIHSEHAKTLDTAALRREFLIENIFTPDDYTLTYSHIDRIIIGGVMPIEQAVTIGSEVGKQLGVSYFLERRELGVINIGGPGLIEVDGKTWEIGHQEALYVGQGTKQVIFRSSDASQPAKFYYNSAPAHTRYPDKKITLDDAVKATLGDAATSNRRTINKFIVPDVLPTCQLTMGLTRLDEGNLWNTMPCHTHERRMEVYFYFDMAADSAVFHMMGQPQETRHLLVHNEQAVISPSWSIHAGVGTQRYTFIWGMVGENQVFDDMDHVSVSALR; this is encoded by the coding sequence ATGGACGTACGTCAAAGCATTCACAGCGAGCATGCTAAAACCCTCGATACCGCCGCCCTGCGCCGCGAATTCCTTATCGAGAATATTTTTACCCCGGATGATTACACCCTCACCTACAGCCACATTGATCGCATCATCATTGGTGGCGTCATGCCGATTGAGCAGGCGGTTACCATTGGCAGCGAAGTCGGTAAACAATTGGGTGTGAGTTATTTTCTTGAGCGTCGAGAACTGGGGGTGATCAATATCGGCGGCCCCGGTCTGATTGAGGTGGACGGTAAAACCTGGGAAATCGGTCATCAGGAAGCGCTATATGTCGGCCAGGGGACAAAGCAGGTTATTTTTCGCAGCAGCGATGCCAGCCAGCCGGCGAAGTTTTATTACAACAGCGCCCCCGCCCACACCCGCTATCCCGACAAGAAAATCACCCTCGATGACGCCGTCAAAGCGACACTCGGTGATGCTGCCACTTCTAACCGTCGCACCATTAATAAATTTATCGTGCCGGATGTGTTGCCAACCTGCCAGCTCACCATGGGGCTGACCCGTCTTGACGAGGGCAACCTGTGGAACACTATGCCTTGCCACACTCATGAACGCCGTATGGAAGTTTACTTTTATTTCGATATGGCCGCCGACAGCGCCGTGTTCCATATGATGGGCCAGCCGCAGGAAACCCGTCATCTGCTGGTACACAACGAACAGGCGGTGATTTCACCGAGCTGGTCGATTCATGCCGGTGTCGGCACCCAGCGTTACACCTTTATCTGGGGCATGGTCGGTGAAAATCAGGTGTTTGATGACATGGATCACGTCAGCGTCAGCGCGCTGCGTTAA
- the hxpB gene encoding hexitol phosphatase HxpB gives MSYRRPVLAAIFDMDGLLIDSEPLWDRAELDIFATLGVDLTRRHELPDTLGLRIDQTVRMWYEALPWNGPDQQEVTDRIIARALTLVEETRPLLPGVEQALLLCREQGLKIGLASASPMHMLERVLEMFNLRHYFDVLASAEQLPYSKPHPQVYLDAAAKLAIDPLNCVALEDSFNGMVASKAARMRSIVVPAAEHRADARWALANVRLDSLTQLTAPHLHG, from the coding sequence ATGTCATATCGTCGCCCTGTTCTGGCCGCCATCTTTGATATGGACGGATTGTTGATCGACTCAGAACCGCTGTGGGATCGCGCCGAACTGGATATTTTTGCTACTTTGGGGGTAGATCTTACCCGCCGCCACGAATTGCCGGACACCTTAGGTTTGCGCATCGATCAGACCGTCCGTATGTGGTATGAAGCCCTGCCGTGGAACGGACCGGACCAGCAGGAAGTCACCGACCGCATCATTGCACGGGCGTTAACGCTGGTGGAAGAAACCCGTCCGCTGCTACCTGGCGTTGAGCAGGCTCTGCTTTTATGCCGTGAGCAGGGATTGAAAATTGGTCTCGCCTCGGCCTCACCGATGCATATGCTGGAGCGGGTGCTGGAGATGTTTAACCTGCGCCACTACTTTGACGTACTGGCCTCTGCCGAGCAGCTCCCATACAGTAAGCCGCATCCGCAGGTGTATCTCGACGCGGCGGCAAAGCTGGCTATCGACCCTCTGAACTGCGTGGCGCTGGAAGATTCCTTTAACGGCATGGTGGCCAGCAAAGCGGCGCGAATGCGTTCGATTGTGGTCCCGGCAGCCGAGCACCGCGCTGATGCGCGCTGGGCGCTGGCGAATGTCCGGCTGGACTCCCTCACCCAGCTGACAGCTCCCCATCTGCATGGCTGA
- a CDS encoding YniB family protein — protein sequence MTYQQAGRIAILKRVAGWVIFIPALLSTIISILGFMFKHSEKQPGIDAVMLDFVHVMIDMVKFNTPFLGFFWQNSPVPEFKGETNVGFWIIYFLIFVGIALQASGARMWRQSRHIKEGIEDQLILEQAKGSEGRSRAQLEEKIHVPRHTILLQVFPLYILPIVIAIAGYFVLKLLGLL from the coding sequence ATGACTTACCAACAGGCTGGCCGCATCGCCATCCTTAAGCGAGTGGCTGGCTGGGTGATTTTTATTCCGGCACTTTTGTCCACCATTATCTCCATATTAGGCTTCATGTTTAAGCACAGCGAGAAACAACCCGGTATTGACGCGGTGATGCTCGATTTTGTGCATGTCATGATTGATATGGTGAAGTTTAATACGCCGTTTCTCGGTTTTTTCTGGCAAAACTCCCCGGTACCGGAATTTAAAGGGGAAACAAATGTTGGTTTCTGGATTATCTATTTTCTGATTTTCGTTGGCATTGCGTTGCAGGCGTCGGGCGCGCGGATGTGGCGTCAGTCACGCCATATAAAGGAAGGCATTGAAGACCAGCTGATTCTGGAGCAGGCAAAAGGCAGCGAGGGGCGCAGCCGTGCGCAGCTGGAGGAGAAAATCCACGTTCCGCGTCATACCATCCTGTTGCAGGTCTTTCCGCTCTATATCCTGCCGATTGTTATCGCCATTGCCGGTTACTTCGTGCTGAAATTGCTCGGTTTGCTGTAA
- a CDS encoding fructosamine kinase family protein — MWSAISRLLSEYAGDAEITERHELPGGDVHPAWRIRYGNLDVFVKCNTRDMLTLFSWEADQLALLARTQTVRVPQVYGVGNDRDTSFLLLEYLPPDPLNEHTAFQLGQQLAHLHQWSEQPQFGLDFDNNITTTPQPNSWLRRWSVFFAEQRIGWQLQLAAEKGVSYGDMDLIVDCVQRVLANHHPQPSLLHGDLWPANCAGSPGGPWIFDPACYWGDRECDLAMLSYYADLPRQIYEGYHAVWPLAEGFSQRQPVYQLYYLLNRANVFGGNWSNEAQFAIDQLLDEDAVIQRQARPA; from the coding sequence ATGTGGTCAGCCATTAGTCGACTGTTAAGCGAGTATGCCGGCGATGCCGAAATCACCGAGCGCCATGAACTCCCCGGGGGGGATGTCCATCCTGCCTGGCGTATTCGTTATGGCAACCTCGACGTGTTCGTCAAATGCAATACCCGCGATATGCTCACCCTGTTCAGTTGGGAGGCCGACCAGCTGGCGCTGCTGGCGCGAACTCAGACGGTACGCGTACCACAGGTGTATGGCGTAGGTAACGATCGGGATACCAGCTTCCTGCTGCTGGAATATCTGCCGCCCGATCCCCTCAATGAACACACTGCCTTCCAGCTCGGTCAGCAGCTGGCACATCTGCATCAGTGGAGCGAGCAGCCACAGTTTGGTCTCGATTTCGACAACAACATCACCACCACGCCGCAGCCAAATAGCTGGCTACGTCGCTGGTCAGTATTTTTTGCTGAGCAGCGCATCGGTTGGCAGTTGCAACTGGCAGCCGAGAAAGGCGTCAGCTATGGCGATATGGATCTGATCGTTGATTGTGTGCAACGCGTGCTGGCAAACCATCATCCGCAGCCTTCGTTGCTACACGGCGATTTGTGGCCGGCAAATTGCGCCGGTAGTCCCGGTGGACCGTGGATTTTTGACCCTGCCTGTTACTGGGGCGATCGTGAATGTGACCTGGCAATGCTGAGTTATTACGCCGATCTGCCGCGCCAGATTTACGAAGGCTATCACGCGGTATGGCCGCTGGCGGAAGGTTTTTCGCAACGCCAGCCGGTGTACCAGCTCTACTATCTGCTGAACCGCGCTAACGTGTTCGGTGGCAACTGGTCGAACGAAGCACAATTCGCCATCGACCAATTGCTGGATGAGGATGCGGTGATACAACGTCAGGCCAGACCGGCCTGA
- the ghoS gene encoding type V toxin-antitoxin system endoribonuclease antitoxin GhoS translates to MSDLKRYIVTIIYQEKGLSDVQSLNSAMVNGGYNTTLNDVDGHPHELGTNSFGLVSALEEQELAEQAAGLASVALGEKPEVAVTTLEAFLKEQS, encoded by the coding sequence ATGAGCGACCTGAAACGTTACATTGTGACCATCATTTATCAGGAAAAAGGTCTGAGCGATGTACAATCGCTGAACAGTGCCATGGTCAATGGCGGCTATAACACCACGTTGAATGATGTCGATGGGCATCCGCACGAGCTGGGCACCAACAGTTTTGGTTTGGTCAGTGCGCTGGAAGAACAAGAGCTGGCTGAGCAGGCCGCCGGGCTGGCCTCCGTTGCGCTGGGCGAGAAACCCGAGGTGGCAGTCACCACCCTGGAAGCATTTTTGAAAGAACAATCCTGA
- a CDS encoding DUF481 domain-containing protein yields MKAFNKLSAVLLLSVGAFCHQAFADNTVFTSMDDPSTAKKPFEGSASAGYLAQTGNTTSSALSAATSMTWYRTSTAYSLWGNAANNSSNDVRSSETYNIGGRTRYNLNSADYLFGQASWLSDRFNGYDARDVLTAGYGRQLMSGPIHSLRAEFGPGVRYDDFHDGGHETKALGYGALSYQWQLTDTTKFIQGVSILTSFGEDTTLNSETGLQVAINEHFALKMAYNVTWNNNPPESAPDRTDTKTTIQLTYAM; encoded by the coding sequence ATGAAAGCCTTTAACAAGCTGTCCGCTGTACTCTTGCTCTCTGTTGGAGCATTTTGTCACCAGGCATTTGCAGATAACACCGTATTCACCTCCATGGATGACCCTTCAACGGCAAAAAAACCGTTTGAAGGCAGCGCGTCAGCGGGTTACCTGGCGCAGACCGGTAACACCACCAGCTCCGCACTCAGCGCAGCCACCTCAATGACCTGGTATCGCACCAGTACTGCATACAGTCTGTGGGGTAACGCGGCGAACAACTCATCGAACGATGTGCGTTCTTCTGAGACTTACAACATTGGTGGTCGTACCCGTTATAACCTCAACAGCGCCGATTATTTGTTCGGCCAGGCGAGCTGGCTGAGTGACCGTTTCAACGGCTACGACGCCCGTGACGTACTGACAGCCGGTTATGGTCGTCAGCTGATGAGCGGTCCGATTCACTCGCTGCGTGCTGAATTCGGTCCGGGTGTGCGTTATGACGATTTCCACGACGGTGGCCATGAAACCAAGGCGCTGGGCTATGGCGCGCTGAGCTACCAGTGGCAGCTGACGGATACCACCAAATTTATTCAGGGCGTGTCCATCCTGACCAGTTTTGGCGAAGATACCACCCTGAACTCCGAAACCGGTTTGCAGGTGGCCATCAACGAACACTTCGCGCTGAAAATGGCTTACAACGTGACCTGGAACAACAATCCGCCGGAATCTGCGCCGGATCGTACGGATACCAAAACCACCATCCAGCTGACTTACGCGATGTAA